One genomic window of Deinococcus deserti VCD115 includes the following:
- a CDS encoding alpha/beta fold hydrolase, with product MSMTYRTPGLTVTDHEFQIPLVHDCPQGLLITVFAREVALPEGQARPFLVFFNGGPGSEAPRPLSPQQPGWLARALEDYRVLLLDQRGTGRSTPVGTLSHLTAAEQAAYLKHFRADAIVRDAEFIRQALGAERWSVLGQSFGGFCVTTYLSLAPESLAEALITGGLPAIGRHPDEVYAATYARVLERNERFYTRYPQDLERVRTLMLRLSEQDIRLPNGDRLTPHRFQQLGHLLGMSTGLEKLHYLLDLPSDSPAFLHDVAGALSFARNPLYAALHEACWADGHTTNWSAQRTLPEEYGAPELLTGEMVYPWMFEEYAALSPLREAASQLAAEPWGTLYDTEQLQRNTVPVAAAVYAEDMYVERRFSEETASLIQGARIWLTNEFEHDGLRVDGRHVLGRLIDLVRGRI from the coding sequence GTGTCCATGACTTACCGTACGCCTGGCCTGACGGTCACCGATCATGAATTCCAGATTCCGCTAGTCCATGATTGTCCGCAGGGTCTATTGATCACCGTGTTCGCGCGCGAGGTGGCCCTTCCTGAAGGCCAGGCACGGCCCTTCCTGGTGTTCTTCAATGGCGGTCCAGGGTCCGAAGCGCCCCGGCCACTCTCGCCGCAGCAGCCGGGATGGCTGGCCCGGGCCCTTGAGGATTACCGGGTGCTCCTGCTTGACCAGAGGGGCACCGGGCGCTCAACGCCTGTTGGCACGCTGAGTCATTTGACGGCGGCGGAGCAGGCAGCTTACCTGAAACACTTCCGGGCGGACGCCATTGTGCGTGACGCTGAATTCATCCGTCAGGCCCTGGGCGCCGAGCGTTGGAGTGTGCTGGGGCAAAGTTTTGGGGGGTTCTGCGTCACGACCTACCTGAGCCTGGCACCAGAGAGTCTCGCGGAAGCCTTGATCACCGGCGGCCTTCCCGCAATCGGCCGTCACCCGGACGAGGTGTATGCGGCCACGTACGCGCGGGTGCTGGAGCGAAACGAGCGCTTCTATACGCGCTATCCCCAGGACCTGGAGCGGGTCCGGACGCTGATGCTGCGGTTGAGCGAGCAGGACATCCGGCTGCCAAACGGTGACCGGCTGACCCCCCATCGCTTCCAGCAGCTGGGGCATCTGCTAGGCATGAGCACCGGCCTGGAGAAGCTGCATTACCTGCTTGACCTGCCAAGCGACTCGCCGGCGTTCCTCCACGACGTGGCCGGCGCGCTCAGCTTCGCACGAAACCCGCTGTACGCCGCGCTCCACGAAGCCTGCTGGGCCGACGGGCACACGACGAACTGGTCTGCGCAGCGAACCCTGCCTGAGGAATATGGGGCGCCGGAGCTCCTCACCGGTGAGATGGTGTATCCATGGATGTTCGAGGAGTACGCGGCGCTCTCCCCTTTGCGTGAGGCGGCCAGTCAGCTGGCGGCAGAGCCGTGGGGCACGCTGTACGACACGGAGCAACTGCAGCGGAATACGGTACCGGTGGCTGCCGCCGTGTACGCCGAGGACATGTACGTCGAACGCCGCTTTTCCGAGGAAACGGCCAGCCTGATCCAGGGAGCCCGTATATGGCTGACCAACGAGTTCGAGCACGATGGACTAAGGGTGGATGGCCGGCACGTGCTGGGCCGGCTGATCGACCTGGTGCGCGGACGGATCTAA